In Paeniglutamicibacter kerguelensis, one genomic interval encodes:
- a CDS encoding PspA/IM30 family protein, which translates to MAKQSIFGRISQLAKANINAMLDSAEDPQKMLDQMVRDYTDNIAEAETAVAQTIGNLRMIEDDYNEDIKAASDWGNKALAASSKADEFRSAGESSNADKFDSLAKVAIQRQMQSEGEAKTAEPTISSQREIVEKLKTGLDAMKSKRQELVSKRDELIARAKSAQAQNQVQEAVKSIDIMDPSSEVGRFEEKIRREEARVRGAAELASSSLDAQFNSLEDLGEQTEIEARLAALKGAKATPSITPGA; encoded by the coding sequence GTGGCAAAGCAGTCTATTTTTGGTCGTATCTCCCAGCTGGCCAAGGCCAACATCAATGCGATGTTGGATTCCGCGGAGGATCCGCAGAAAATGCTCGACCAGATGGTCCGTGACTACACGGACAACATCGCCGAAGCCGAAACCGCGGTTGCCCAGACAATCGGCAACCTGCGCATGATCGAAGACGACTACAACGAGGACATCAAGGCCGCCTCGGACTGGGGCAACAAGGCGCTTGCCGCTTCCTCCAAGGCAGATGAGTTCCGCTCCGCCGGCGAAAGCAGCAACGCCGACAAGTTCGACTCCCTCGCCAAGGTCGCCATCCAGCGCCAGATGCAGTCCGAGGGCGAGGCCAAGACCGCCGAGCCGACCATCAGCTCGCAGCGCGAGATCGTCGAGAAGCTCAAGACCGGACTGGACGCCATGAAGTCCAAGCGCCAGGAACTGGTTTCCAAGCGCGACGAACTCATTGCCCGCGCCAAGTCCGCCCAGGCGCAGAACCAGGTGCAGGAGGCCGTCAAGAGCATCGACATCATGGATCCCTCCAGCGAGGTCGGCCGCTTCGAAGAGAAGATCCGTCGCGAAGAGGCCCGCGTCCGCGGTGCCGCGGAGCTCGCATCCTCATCACTCGACGCCCAGTTCAACTCGCTGGAGGACCTTGGCGAGCAAACGGAGATCGAGGCACGCCTTGCCGCACTCAAGGGCGCCAAGGCCACCCCGTCGATCACCCCCGGGGCCTAG